ttggggacagtggggtatccaactctattgtttggcgctgttctatcggtactttcatggtgtgtgttcgtctgatattcgtcttcttattcctgatgtaaggatgtatgtcaggttGCAATCGGTTGCATTTTATACAGACGGTTCGGCAATAATCAGCTCAGGAAGGCTCAAATGCTATCGTGAAACATACGACAAGTTCCCCAGTAACATGCcagaaatattttgacaaacgGAAAACTAAACCTAATTAAGACAAAACCTACGGCAATTACTTTCCAGTTTAATAAATCTCCAAAATATGTTCCTTCAGTAAGTTTAGTTGCTAATGGATCAACTATCCCTTTGTTGGAATCAGTGAAATATCTTGGGATTAATTTGggcaaaaacaattaaatttttcaaaccaCGTGATGATCATaaaagaaaaatctttaaaatgcgGAAGAGCACTTTACACACCGCTAAAGAAAAACTGATATTAATGAAattgtttattatttattataaattattaatttaCAATTTATGCATTGGCCCATAGTGACATAgggatttaagccaaatccacTTTAAAAAAATGCAGattattcaaaacaaaaatttgaaaataattttcaacttATGTTCAAGTTTTGCACCAGTCTatcgatggcgttgattggggacagtggggtatccaactctattgtttggcgctgttctatcggtactttcatggtgtgtgttcgtctgaaattcgtcttcttattcctattgtaaggatgtatgtcagggctgctagacattccaggaactcacacccgtttgtaattgattggccagcggaccgcacaatgcattatagagagaattcttatttcgcccgaaccgttcgttggtggaatcgacttccggctaatgtttttcccacccactttggcatccaaagatttaagacaaatgtcaataagcactacatccttttctccccctccaattcctcctttcctctcgccaacgccaTGCACtacattcataggggacatcccctgcgggttggctgacagaaaaaaagggAGAACAAATGAGGAGACAATTTTAATTCTGTTTAGAAATAAAcattaatttaattattattttttatctcTTGCAATTTTATTATAGATCATATATACTTCAAGGAACCCAAAAGACCTCTGCGTCTCGTTTTATTACTACTGCAAACTAATGCATGGCCTCCAGGGGTCAATTGATGACTTCTTGCAATTGTTTATGGATGAACTAACACCGATTGGTTCGTATTGGAAACATGTGTTACCGTTTTGGAAACTAAGCAGACAATTTGAATCTAATGTTTTGTTTCTGAAATATGAAGATATGAAACGCAACTTACCTGAAACCATTCAAAAATGTGCAGACTTTCTTAATATTAACTACGAACTTAAAGAAGAAGATATGGCACGAATTTGCGAGCATCTCAAATTTGATAAAATGCAGAATAATCCAGCTGTTAATTTGGATCCAATACTAAGCCGATGCGATTCAAATGGCAATGGTACTGTAGGAAGCTCTTCTGGTACTGGAACTAAATTTATTCGCAAAGGTCAAATAGGAGATTGGAAAAATTACATATCCGCCGAAATGAACAAAAACTTTGATAAATGGATGGCTGAAAACTTGAAAGATAGTGGATTATCTTTTGAAactgaataaaaattttattaaagcaattttttgcatttgttgtGCTTTATGTTTGCATATTAAAGCATTCATGGAAAATTATCAtacaaattttaacatttttgtccttctttttaaataaacaaataaaataaaatatttatatttatcgTTTGAATTGATTTAAACTCAAGATTGACACCAGTGCAAATGATCTAACCACAGAGACTGGACAATAAAAACTAACatctatatttatttttatattatgtTTGCATAACCTGGACAATCATTTGACAGCTAAAAGActattataataaaaacaatttaaagcatgctaaattcggctgggctgaatcttatataccctccaccatagatcgcatttctCAAGTACTTTGGacggtttctctttataggcaaaaactGAAAAAGAATAACAACAAGAAATCTccatggataacaattgcgccttttagaggctcaagaaatatattcgggggatttgtttatatgggagctacaccagattttggaccgattggaaccatactcggtacataTGATGGAGATCATAGAAAAGGaccacgtgcaatatttcagccaaatcggattgaatTCCTCTTGaggtatattcgggagatcggtttatatgagagctatattcgaacgtggaccgatttggaacattttctaccccaaccggcctacattaataagaagtaattatgcaaaattttaagcgtctagctctacttcttcgaaagttagcgcgctatcgacagacgagcggacatatctagatcgacttaaaatgtcaggacgatcaagaatatataaactttatggggtcttagacgaatattttgaggtttaacaaacggaatgacgaaattagtacacccccatcctgtgaAGGAggtgaccaccgtagcgcagaggttagcatgtcctcctatgactcAGAACGCCTGAGtgcgaattctggcgagaacatcagaacatttttcagcagtggttattccCTCATAATGttcgcaacatttgtgaggaactatgccaattaaaaaaatggtatggcagccacgTAAAACCTTCttcgcaaagaggtgtcgcactgcgacacgccgttccttaatggaatgttcataggcaaatttgcattgcatttgtatcctatatggagggtataaaaatgttggcaCAAGTGGATTAAAGGAATTTTCTTGAATGAGATATTGACCAGTGGACAAAAAAAGGTTGGTATCGCCAAATTTAAGGAAGTACTTCAACTAGATATTGACCAGTAGGAAGATGTTTCAGTGATTGTCCACAATCCCTATACATAGTTTATATATGCtgagttttattttagtactggttAGGCAAGCCTTGAGAGCAAAAAGCCAGGCGcttaaagttttgcacaaatactttgtattagtgtacacagaaaaaaattatcaccaacattttttcaatttaaaattgtgtcaaaaaTTAGCATCCCGGTGGTCTGCTTCGCTACCACCGCTTTTGATACCCCCATTTTAGtgtgtgacttccaaaaacctaggtAGTAACTCAGTTTGTAAAATTataaagttttgtaataattgtgtattaaatttcagaaatctgcctgcttctgtaaagaaagtactaaatagtaccaagaatATCAATACATCGAAAAAATCAGTAAGTCACCTAAAATATATTGTGAAGGTTTAAATGCATTCCAATATTGAGCgatttagctcaattcgtaaagaatgtaccattttgtatgttttggtaataaatgtacggtttggaagaaaaaaaatcttctggtgGCCCAAAATTTATAGACATGGGGTAGCTGTATCCCCAATTATGAGAGCTTATGATCACTCTGtatgaaagtaccattttgtatgttttacctaaatgcacgaattaaaaacaaatcttctaatggcccaatatttactgtcaaggtgtaaccgtAAAGAGAGAACTTTAACTCAATtagtaaagaatgtaccattttgtgtgttttggtaccaaaatgtacgatttt
This Stomoxys calcitrans chromosome 2, idStoCalc2.1, whole genome shotgun sequence DNA region includes the following protein-coding sequences:
- the LOC106092076 gene encoding luciferin sulfotransferase is translated as MELTYKELNRDIAERIDSFYIDKNCFIEVLPGNVIVPRKYMEIGESIRNLKTYPDDVWVVSYPRTGSTWAQEMIWLLGNHLDFEGAKKMQQIRSPVVELSALFSVDHHEWVSDALGNTVDTVQNMKRPRFARSHLPWHLLPKDLETSRAKIIYTSRNPKDLCVSFYYYCKLMHGLQGSIDDFLQLFMDELTPIGSYWKHVLPFWKLSRQFESNVLFLKYEDMKRNLPETIQKCADFLNINYELKEEDMARICEHLKFDKMQNNPAVNLDPILSRCDSNGNGTVGSSSGTGTKFIRKGQIGDWKNYISAEMNKNFDKWMAENLKDSGLSFETE